The Clostridia bacterium genome contains a region encoding:
- a CDS encoding phosphopentomutase: MTRALVIVLDSVGVGALPDADRYGDAGTNTLVHVAEAVGGLHLPHLGRLGLGNILAVPGVAPEPRPLASYGKMAERSAGKDTTSGHWELMGLILDRPFPVYPDGFPPEIIGAFEQAIGRPVLGNRPASGTEIIAELGEQHLRTGYPIVYTSADSVFQIAAHEEVIPVEDLYRYCLIARRLLAGKHGVGRVIARPFLGRPGAFYRTARRRDFSLPPPRPTLLDRLKEHGHEVVGIGKIEDIFAGRGLTRIYHTEDNQDGVAKTLEALKQSASGLVFTNLVDYDMLYGHRNDPVGYARALEQFDARVPEIISALRPRDFLVITADHGCDPTTPGTDHTREYVPLLALVAGNGEARDLGTRETFADVAATLAEVFGLPAPEAGTSFWGEMGDGLDGGR; encoded by the coding sequence TTGACCCGAGCCCTGGTTATCGTTCTGGACAGTGTCGGAGTAGGCGCCCTTCCGGACGCCGACCGGTACGGTGACGCCGGGACCAATACGCTGGTCCACGTAGCCGAGGCCGTGGGGGGCCTGCACCTGCCCCACCTGGGCCGCCTGGGGCTGGGCAACATCCTTGCCGTGCCGGGGGTGGCGCCCGAACCTCGTCCCCTGGCCAGCTACGGAAAAATGGCCGAACGCTCGGCCGGTAAGGACACCACCAGCGGCCACTGGGAACTCATGGGGCTTATCCTGGATCGCCCCTTTCCGGTGTATCCCGACGGCTTTCCGCCGGAGATAATCGGCGCCTTTGAGCAGGCGATAGGTCGACCGGTGCTGGGGAACCGGCCCGCCTCGGGGACGGAGATAATTGCCGAGTTGGGGGAGCAACACCTCAGGACCGGTTATCCCATAGTGTATACCTCTGCCGACTCGGTATTTCAGATCGCCGCCCACGAAGAAGTGATACCGGTGGAGGACCTCTACCGGTACTGCCTTATTGCCCGTCGCCTCCTGGCCGGTAAACACGGCGTGGGACGGGTGATCGCCCGTCCCTTCCTGGGGCGCCCCGGGGCCTTCTATCGGACCGCCCGGCGCCGGGATTTCTCCCTCCCGCCTCCCCGGCCTACCCTCCTGGACCGCCTCAAGGAACACGGGCACGAGGTGGTGGGTATCGGAAAGATAGAGGATATATTCGCCGGCCGGGGGCTGACCCGGATCTACCATACCGAAGATAACCAGGACGGGGTGGCAAAGACGCTGGAGGCCCTGAAGCAGTCGGCCTCGGGATTGGTTTTCACCAATCTCGTGGACTACGACATGCTTTACGGGCACCGCAACGACCCCGTCGGTTACGCCCGCGCCCTGGAGCAGTTCGACGCCCGGGTTCCGGAGATAATTTCCGCCCTCAGACCCCGAGATTTCTTGGTGATCACCGCCGACCACGGATGTGATCCCACCACTCCCGGGACCGACCATACCCGCGAGTACGTGCCGCTGCTGGCCCTGGTGGCGGGGAACGGTGAAGCCAGAGATCTGGGAACTCGTGAAACCTTTGCCGACGTAGCGGCTACCCTGGCCGAAGTTTTCGGGCTTCCGGCTCCTGAGGCCGGGACAAGCTTTTGGGGGGAGATGGGTGACGGACTGGACGGCGGTCGATGA
- the xerD gene encoding site-specific tyrosine recombinase XerD, producing MDGWEDRFLHYLAIERGLAENSLVSYHHDLQQYLSFLAERAARAEEGTTGLILAYLQTLEQKGRKPTTISRHLATLKAFYHFLLREQVVARDPTAELEAPRMGRRLPRVLSVEEVEFLLGQPQTGRASGLRDKAMLELLYATGFRVSELVSLNVEQINLEMGFVRCLGKGQKERLVPVGSVAVYWVRRYLERARPQLVRERSVEALFVNHHGQRLTRQGFWKILKKYARKANIGTNITPHTLRHSFATHLLENGADLRVVQELLGHADITTTQIYTHLTRRHLREIYRQTHPRA from the coding sequence ATGGACGGTTGGGAAGATCGGTTCTTGCACTACTTGGCCATTGAACGCGGACTGGCCGAGAACTCACTGGTTTCCTATCATCACGACCTTCAGCAGTACCTCAGCTTCTTGGCCGAGCGGGCCGCCAGGGCGGAGGAAGGGACCACCGGCCTTATCCTGGCCTACCTGCAGACCCTGGAACAGAAGGGAAGGAAGCCCACCACCATCTCCCGGCACCTGGCCACCCTCAAAGCCTTCTACCACTTTCTCCTGCGAGAGCAGGTGGTGGCGCGCGACCCGACCGCAGAGCTGGAGGCCCCGCGGATGGGACGTCGCCTGCCCCGGGTGCTGAGCGTGGAGGAGGTAGAGTTCCTGCTCGGGCAGCCCCAGACCGGCCGTGCGTCGGGCCTGCGGGATAAGGCCATGCTGGAGCTGCTGTACGCCACCGGCTTTCGGGTATCGGAATTGGTGTCGCTAAACGTGGAGCAGATTAACCTGGAGATGGGCTTCGTGCGTTGCCTGGGCAAGGGACAGAAGGAACGCCTGGTGCCGGTCGGCTCGGTGGCCGTCTACTGGGTGCGCCGGTACCTGGAGCGTGCCCGGCCGCAGCTGGTAAGGGAACGCAGCGTGGAGGCGCTCTTCGTGAATCACCACGGCCAGCGCCTCACCCGCCAGGGATTCTGGAAGATCCTGAAAAAGTACGCCCGCAAGGCCAATATAGGAACCAACATTACGCCTCACACCCTGCGGCACTCCTTCGCCACCCACCTGTTGGAAAACGGGGCCGACCTGCGCGTGGTGCAGGAACTCCTCGGTCACGCGGACATAACCACCACCCAGATCTACACCCATCTCACGCGCCGCCACCTGCGGGAAATCTACCGGCAGACCCACCCGAGGGCCTAA
- a CDS encoding purine-nucleoside phosphorylase → MTDWTAVDEAVACLRGRLGLVPEVGLVLGSGLGEVAAELEVKAALPYTEIPHFPRATVPGHQGQVAAGYWRGRPVLVFRGRLHYYEGYSLAQVTFPVRVFAGLGGEILVLTNAAGGLRRDWQAGELMLIRDHLNFMGDNPLRGLTDPRLGPRFPELSQAYDPELRRWAVEAARRAGLRLREGVYAAVSGPSYETPAEARFLRRAGADAVGMSTVPEVIVARQVGLRVLGISCLTNVLFSDEVADHEQVVSRAREASRALDRLLDEFLRGSPEKER, encoded by the coding sequence GTGACGGACTGGACGGCGGTCGATGAGGCGGTCGCCTGCCTTCGGGGCCGCCTGGGCCTGGTGCCGGAGGTGGGGTTGGTGCTGGGTTCCGGCCTGGGCGAGGTGGCTGCGGAGCTGGAGGTAAAGGCCGCGCTGCCCTACACGGAAATCCCTCATTTTCCCCGGGCCACGGTTCCCGGGCACCAGGGGCAGGTGGCGGCCGGGTACTGGAGAGGCAGGCCGGTTCTGGTCTTCCGGGGCCGGCTGCACTACTACGAGGGTTACTCTCTGGCCCAGGTGACCTTCCCGGTCCGCGTTTTCGCCGGCCTGGGAGGGGAGATCCTGGTTCTTACCAACGCCGCCGGCGGCTTGAGACGCGATTGGCAGGCGGGGGAACTCATGCTCATCCGCGATCACCTCAATTTCATGGGCGACAATCCCCTGCGCGGACTGACCGACCCGCGTCTGGGCCCCCGCTTTCCCGAGCTTTCTCAGGCCTACGATCCGGAGTTGCGGCGGTGGGCCGTGGAGGCGGCCCGGCGGGCGGGTCTGCGGTTACGGGAGGGAGTCTATGCCGCCGTTTCCGGCCCCAGCTACGAGACGCCGGCGGAGGCCCGCTTCCTGCGCCGGGCGGGTGCGGATGCCGTAGGCATGTCCACGGTTCCCGAGGTGATAGTGGCCCGGCAGGTGGGCCTGCGGGTGCTGGGCATTTCCTGCCTGACCAACGTTCTCTTCTCCGATGAGGTTGCGGATCACGAGCAGGTGGTAAGCCGGGCGCGCGAAGCCTCTCGGGCTCTGGATCGGCTGCTGGACGAGTTCCTGAGAGGATCGCCGGAGAAGGAGCGGTAG